In the genome of Nasonia vitripennis strain AsymCx chromosome 4 unlocalized genomic scaffold, Nvit_psr_1.1 chr4_random0003, whole genome shotgun sequence, one region contains:
- the LOC103317335 gene encoding uncharacterized protein LOC103317335 → MEKGLEIEHLDVETAFLQGELEEQVYIQQPEGYVDPHHPDLVCRLKKAIYGLKQSGRVWNVKLGSILNEMGLQRCEYDPCLYHLQRSGAELKMAVFVDDLLVFASSRALIQEVTAELRKRITLRDLGDITRCFNVNVTRDREREEFYLWTNGIA, encoded by the exons ATGGA GAAAGGCCTGGAGATCGAACACCTGGACGTCGAGACGGCGTTTTTGCAGGGAGAACTCGAGGAGCAGGTGTACATACAGCAGCCGGAAGGATACGTCGACCCGCATCACCCGGACTTGGTCTGCAGATTAAAGAAAGCAATCTATGGCCTCAAACAAAGTGGACGCGTCTGGAACGTAAAACTGGGTAGCATCCTAAACGAAATGGGCCTCCAACGCTGTGAATATGACCCATGCTTATACCATCTGCAAAGGAGCGGTGCGGAGCTCAAGATGGCTGTATTTGTCGACGACTTGCTGGTGTTCGCAAGTTCCAGAGCCCTCATCCAGGAGGTCACTGCGGAGCTGCGGAAGCGCATAACGCTAAGAGATCTCGGCGACATCACAAGATGCTTCAACGTCAACGTTACcagggatagagagagagaggaattcTATCTATGGACCAACGGGATAGCATAG